The Paenibacillus sp. BIC5C1 DNA segment ACGGATGTGCCTTGCATGTAACCTTTGCCTGTTATACCTCCCGAGCCTATGGCAAGACCCGCATTTTTTGTATGCCAGGAGGCCTTCGACGTTGCTTTATCCGGTACAAGCCAGGGGTCAATCCGCTCGGCCCAGTGCTCCCGGTTCGCCTTTTCCAGAAAGGTGAAAATCTCATCGTGATACGACGTATATGCTTTGACGAATCCAAAAAAGGTGATCCCCACAATAACAAGCGCAATTAATGCATGAGACCACTTGATATTCCCTATCCATAACACAGCGACCAGAATCACGATGTATCCGAGGGCGTTGCCCAGGTCATTCTGAATCATTACGAGTGCAAAGGGAACAAACGTCCATAAACCAATGGGCACGATGTCTTTCCAGAAATGAAGCGTAGAATTTTTTCTTTTGACCAATACATGCGCCAGAAACAGAATCAAGATCATTTTAAACAATTCTGCCGGTTGAAAAGAAAGATAATCATTAATCTTTATCCAGCCATTCGCATTATTGATCGTGCCCCCTATAAAATTAACAAGAATCAACAGGACAATCCCGAACCCGTAAATATAAAACGCATATTGAATATACAGTTTATAATTAACCAATCCAATACCAATGAGGGCTACGAATCCAATCCCGTAAAACTGCAAGGTTTTGATATGATGATTGCCCAATTTCGGATCGGACTGAATCGCACTGTACACCGTAAATACACTCATGACCATAAGCAGCAGCAACACAAACAGAATAACCCCGTCCATCTTCTTCAGCATTCTCAGCATGTTCCTACGAATCCTCCTGAGGCTCAATAACCCAATAATTATTTCCAGCAGTCTTTAATATTACCATTGTATAGAATTGGAAGACAAATTGGAAATCCGCCAAACAAAACAACAAAAAAAACCTGAAACCCACAGATCATCTTGCTCCGATCTGTTGATTTCAGGGTTGGCTTATATCGTATTCACTTGCAAAGAGACTGTCCTAGGGTCAAAACTATTGCTCCTGCTGTGTTGATTTGCGTCTAAATAGTTTCAATACCAGTTCCGTAATGCTTGGCTGTTCTGCTGAACCGAGAATATCCTCGTTCTCTTCTGTATGCACTTTGATACTCATCACAAGTCCCATACTAAGCATGTTGAGAACAAGCGAGGTTCCCCCGAAACTGATAAACGGCAGTGTAATGCCTGTCAGCGGCATGAGACCAATGAACGGACCAATGTTGACAAAGATCTGGTAGAGCAGCATCGCTATAATACCGACAATCAGATATGGCCCTGCCCTGTCCTTACATTCCAGTGCAATCAGCACCAGCCTGTGAATCAAGATAAAGTAGAGCAGCAGC contains these protein-coding regions:
- a CDS encoding FtsW/RodA/SpoVE family cell cycle protein, with protein sequence MLRMLKKMDGVILFVLLLLMVMSVFTVYSAIQSDPKLGNHHIKTLQFYGIGFVALIGIGLVNYKLYIQYAFYIYGFGIVLLILVNFIGGTINNANGWIKINDYLSFQPAELFKMILILFLAHVLVKRKNSTLHFWKDIVPIGLWTFVPFALVMIQNDLGNALGYIVILVAVLWIGNIKWSHALIALVIVGITFFGFVKAYTSYHDEIFTFLEKANREHWAERIDPWLVPDKATSKASWHTKNAGLAIGSGGITGKGYMQGTSVQSGRVPYTYSDSIFVVIAEEFGFVGGSVLLLLYFILIHRMVLIALHCRDRAGPVVIVGIIGMLLYQVFENIGAFLGLMPLTGITLPFISYGGTSLLINMACIGLVMSIKLYGQEDEDELLMGEQRPTLLERLWSMVKKEKTTA